A single window of Archangium gephyra DNA harbors:
- a CDS encoding HPr family phosphocarrier protein, which produces MSSVAEGTFEIINALGLHARAAAQLVQVANRYKSEVTLLCEGQRANAKSIMGVLMLAAAQGMEVTVTCKGDDAQACLQDIQKLIANRFGESQ; this is translated from the coding sequence ATGTCGAGCGTGGCCGAAGGGACATTCGAGATCATCAACGCCCTCGGGTTGCATGCCCGGGCGGCGGCGCAGCTGGTCCAGGTGGCCAACCGCTACAAGAGCGAGGTGACGCTCCTGTGCGAGGGCCAGAGAGCCAACGCCAAGTCCATCATGGGCGTGCTGATGCTGGCGGCGGCGCAGGGCATGGAAGTGACGGTGACGTGCAAGGGGGACGACGCCCAGGCGTGTCTCCAGGACATCCAGAAGCTCATCGCCAACAGGTTCGGCGAGTCGCAGTGA